The proteins below come from a single Corylus avellana chromosome ca3, CavTom2PMs-1.0 genomic window:
- the LOC132176029 gene encoding UDP-glucose 6-dehydrogenase 5-like, with translation MVKICCIGAGYVGGPTMAVIALKCPSIEVVVVDISVSRITAWNSDQLPIYEPGLEQIVKQCRGKNLFFNTDVEKHVSEADIIFVSVNTPTKTRGLGAGKAADLTYWESAARMIANVSTSNKIVVEKSTVPVKTAEAIEKILAFNSKGINYQILSNPEFLAEGTAIQDLFNPDRVLIGGRETPDGQRAIQALKHVYAHWVPEDKIITTNLWSAELSKLAANAFLAQRISSVNAMSALCEATGADVAQVSDAVGKDTRIGPKFLTASVGFGGSCFQKDILNLVYICECNGLPEVANYWKQVIKVNDHQKNRFVNRVVSSMFNTVSGKKIAILGFAFKKDTGDTRETPAIDVCKGLLGDKARLSIYDPQVTEDQIQRDLSSNKFDWDHPVHLQPMSPNTVKQVSIAWDAYEATKESHGICILTEWDEFKSLDFQRIFDNMQKPAFVFDGRNIVDVKKLRDIGFIVYSIGKPLDPWLKDMPAVA, from the coding sequence ATGGTGAAGATTTGCTGCATTGGAGCTGGGTATGTTGGAGGTCCTACCATGGCAGTCATTGCACTCAAGTGCCCATCAATTGAAGTGGTTGTTGTTGACATCTCTGTCTCTCGTATCACGGCCTGGAACAGTGATCAGCTCCCCATTTATGAGCCAGGTCTTGAACAAATAGTGAAGCAGTGCAGGGGAAAGAACCTATTTTTCAACACTGATGTGGAAAAACATGTCTCTGAAGCAGACATAATCTTTGTCTCGGTTAACACCCCGACGAAAACTCGGGGCCTCGGAGCCGGCAAAGCTGCAGACCTGACATATTGGGAGAGTGCAGCCAGGATGATTGCTAATGTTTCAACatcaaacaaaattgttgttgaGAAGTCAACTGTTCCAGTGAAAACAGCCGAGGCAATTGAAAAGATACTCGCCTTCAATAGCAAGGGCATCAACTATCAAATTCTCTCAAACCCAGAATTTCTTGCCGAAGGAACTGCTATTCAGGACCTTTTTAATCCTGACCGGGTTCTCATCGGAGGGAGAGAAACTCCTGACGGTCAAAGGGCAATTCAAGCATTAAAACATGTATATGCTCATTGGGTGCCTGAAGACAAGATCATCACAACCAACCTCTGGTCAGCAGAGCTATCCAAGTTAGCTGCCAATGCTTTTTTGGCTCAGAGAATTTCATCCGTCAATGCCATGTCAGCTCTCTGCGAGGCAACTGGGGCAGATGTTGCACAGGTTTCCGATGCCGTTGGTAAGGACACCAGAATTGGACCCAAGTTCCTTACTGCTAGTGTCGGTTTTGGAGGATCTTGCTTTCAAAAGGACATACTCAACTTGGTCTATATCTGTGAGTGCAATGGCTTGCCCGAAGTTGCCAACTACTGGAAACAAGTGATAAAGGTGAATGACCACCAAAAAAACCGGTTTGTAAACAGGGTTGTCTCTTCAATGTTCAACACAGTGTCTGGTAAAAAGATTGCCATACTAGGGTTTGCCTTCAAGAAGGATACCGGGGACACAAGGGAAACGCCGGCAATCGACGTGTGCAAAGGCCTATTGGGGGATAAAGCACGGCTGAGCATATATGACCCACAAGTCACTGAGGATCAGATACAAAGGGATCTCTCATCAAACAAGTTTGATTGGGATCACCCAGTTCATCTCCAGCCTATGAGTCCCAATACAGTGAAGCAAGTGAGCATAGCTTGGGACGCTTATGAGGCCACCAAGGAATCTCACGGAATCTGCATTCTAACTGAGTGGGATGAGTTCAAGAGCCTTGATTTCCAAAGGATCTTTGATAATATGCAGAAACCAGCATTTGTGTTTGATGGCAGAAATATTGTGGATGTTAAGAAGCTGAGGGATATAGGATTCATTGTCTACTCAATTGGGAAGCCATTGGACCCATGGCTCAAGGACATGCCTGCTGTCGCATAA